A window of Rhodospirillales bacterium contains these coding sequences:
- the hemA gene encoding 5-aminolevulinate synthase, whose translation MNYEKFFADRVADLKQEGRYRVFIDLERKAGAFPRAIHHGTGSPREITVWCSNDYLGMGQHPLVLQAMHEAIDRCGAGAGGTRNIAGTNHYHVLLEQELADLHGTESALIFGSGWIANMTSLNTLARTLPDCVVFSDEKNHNSMIEGIVHSRAEKRVFRHNDPAHLDELLGQFDPARPKLIAFESVYSMDGHIAPIKEICDVADKHGAMTFLDEVHAVGMYGPRGGGVAEREGQMHRLTVIQGTLAKAFGVVGGYIAGSAPLCDFIRSYGTGFIFSTSPPPAVAAGALAAIRYLKTHNELRERHQERAQTLKTRLAKAGLPVMPGPSHIVPVLVGDPVRCKQASDLLLEGHDIYVQPINYPTVQRRTERLRFTPTPMHSDADMDHLVSALKQVWARLGLRAAA comes from the coding sequence ATGAATTACGAGAAGTTCTTCGCCGACCGGGTAGCGGACCTGAAGCAGGAAGGCCGCTATCGCGTGTTCATCGACCTGGAGCGCAAGGCGGGGGCATTTCCGCGCGCGATTCACCACGGCACCGGCAGCCCGCGCGAAATCACGGTCTGGTGCTCCAATGATTACCTCGGCATGGGCCAGCATCCGCTGGTGTTGCAGGCGATGCACGAGGCGATCGACCGCTGCGGCGCCGGCGCCGGCGGCACCCGCAACATCGCCGGCACGAACCATTATCACGTTCTGCTCGAACAAGAGCTTGCCGATCTGCACGGCACCGAATCGGCCCTGATTTTCGGGTCGGGTTGGATCGCCAACATGACCTCGCTCAACACGCTGGCGCGCACGTTGCCCGACTGCGTGGTCTTTTCCGACGAGAAGAACCACAACTCGATGATCGAGGGCATTGTCCATTCCCGCGCCGAGAAGAGAGTCTTCCGCCACAACGACCCCGCCCATCTCGACGAATTGCTCGGCCAATTCGACCCGGCGCGGCCCAAGCTGATCGCCTTCGAATCCGTCTATTCGATGGACGGCCACATCGCGCCGATCAAGGAAATCTGCGACGTCGCCGACAAGCACGGCGCCATGACGTTCCTCGACGAAGTGCACGCGGTCGGCATGTACGGCCCGCGCGGCGGCGGCGTGGCCGAACGCGAAGGTCAGATGCACCGCCTGACCGTGATCCAGGGCACCCTCGCCAAGGCCTTCGGCGTGGTCGGCGGCTACATCGCCGGTTCGGCGCCGCTGTGCGATTTCATCCGTTCCTACGGCACCGGGTTCATCTTCTCGACCTCGCCGCCGCCGGCGGTCGCGGCCGGCGCGCTCGCCGCCATTCGCTATCTCAAGACGCACAACGAACTGCGCGAACGCCACCAGGAACGCGCCCAAACCCTGAAGACCCGGCTCGCCAAGGCCGGCTTGCCGGTGATGCCGGGGCCGAGCCACATCGTTCCGGTCCTGGTCGGCGATCCGGTGCGCTGCAAGCAGGCGAGCGACCTGTTGCTCGAGGGCCACGACATCTACGTCCAGCCGATCAATTATCCGACCGTCCAGCGCCGGACCGAGC